ACAGGAGAAAGACCTCCCAGGGTGAAGCCATAATTAATCCTCATGAAAGGGATGTATCACTTTAGCAGAGAGATTCGCTCATCGCAAGCTACCTTAATAAATTCTTAATGGCTATCCTGCAATAAAAAAATACCATTTCGTGGTTATTTTAAGTGAAAGACAATGGGTCTCTCATTGGGCGAGCCTCAGATTTAGGCCAGAGAACCATTTCCCTGTCAACTGTCATTCTCAAAACTTTTCCGTTACCTGCAGAGCGACCTCCATTTTATTCGCAAGAAGACGTCCAGATACCTCAGGCTGCTGATCGATGGTTGCTTTTCAACCCTGCTGAATGATATCTAGAGTCCATGAAAAATGACGCATGGATTCTTATCAATATTACCATCCCCGCACCAGCCGTTGACCTCGTCTGCGATGCCCTGTCAGGTCTCGGCTGCTCTGGCACCCTGGTTGAAAAGCGTGATCTGGATACCTTTACCGTTCCTGATGACGATTTTGATCCCAATAGCGACCTTAATATTCAAGCCTACTTCCCGGAAGATCTAGCCCAGTCAAACCTTAAAAGGCAGATCGAACAAGTGCTGGATGAATTGCGCCCGTTTTTCACCGGGCGACACTTTCAGGTTGGTGCTCAAAAACAGGTTCATCTAGAAGATTGGGCCGAAGGCTGGAAGCAGCATTTTTCGACCATGCGGATCGGACGCAACCTGATTATTCATCCCAGCTGGGAAGCATATGATCCAGCAGAGAATGAAAAAGTCCTTGAACTCGACCCCGGCATGGCTTTCGGCACTGGTAGCCACGGCACAACCCTCCTCTGCCTGGAAGGCATTGTTGATCTCTTCGACCGTGGAGAGTCCCCGCAAAGCCTGTTGGACGTTGGAACCGGGTCAGGCATTCTGGCCATGGCCGCGGCGGCACTCGGCGCTGATAAAATTCTTGCCTGCGACATTGACCCTCTCGCCTGTGAAATCGCCACCGAAAACTGCCGCAAGAATCAACTGGAGGCACGTATTCAAATCACCAGCGAGCCGCTCGACCAACTCCCTGGTCACTATAATGTTGTAGTTGCCAATATCCTGGCCGAAGAAAATATCCGCCTGGCAGATCAACTGGTAGATCATCTGGCCCCGGGTGGGTACCTTTTTCTTTCCGGCATTCTCCAGGAAAAGGAAAAGTTAGTTTGTGACGGTTTCGCCGACCAGCCCCTGGAGCTACTAGACGTGACCCGGCAAGATGGCTGGGCTTGCCTGACCTGGCGACGTATTTAACTGATGAGGCGCTTCTTCTTCTCACAACTACCGCCTGAGCCAGGAACGAGTTTTGACCTCCCCGCAGATATCTTTCGGCATATCTCAACCGTGTTGCGCCAAACACAGGGTTATGAATTCGAACTTTTTAACGGTGCTGGCGGCATCGCGCTCTGTCGACTTGAAACGACCGGACAACAGGCAAGGGTTATGAATCTTGAGTACCAAACGCCTCCAAAGCTTAGAATTGAATTGATTCAAGGGTTAGCGAAGGGAGAAAAATTGGAGCTCGTTCTGCAAAAAGGGACCGAGCTCGGCTTATCGAAATTTATTTTAACTCCGAGTGCGCGAACAATGGTCAAGATCCCTCAGACCAGAAAAGATGGTCGCGTGGAGCGCTGGCAGAAGATCGTGCACGAAGCCTGCCGTCAATGTGGCCAACCCTTTGCTCCGGCAATCGACATCAGTGACAACCTGACAAGCGCACTTAAAAAGGCCACTGGCGAGTTAAAATTGATGCTCTGGGAAGAAGAAACCGCACCTCTTTCAGAATTACTCCCTATCCAACCCCCGGCGTCCATCAGCGTACTGGTCGGGCCCGAGGGTGGATTTTCGGCCACCGAAGCAGCTCAGGCACAAACCGCCGGATTCAAGACTGTTCGTCTTGGCCCAAGAATTCTACGCACCGAGACTGCCGGGCTTGCCATCCTGTCGATTTTACAATATATTTATGGGGATTTTTCTCAAGAAACCGGCAGCTTTTCATCCAGAACGCATGGAAAGGAATTGTCATGAAGTGCCCCAAATGTGGCTACAATAGTTTCGACCATCTCGACAGTTGTAAAAAATGTGGTAAAGACTTGGCCGAGCATAAAGCCCGCTTTAACATCCGAAGCGTTCTGCTTGCTGAGATGCCGATGGAACTGACCTCAACCGTTGCAGAAGAAATTCTTGAAGTAGCGACTGCAACCGCAGGCAATGTCGGGCTCGATGATTTTGCCGACGAAGGTTCAGGCGAGGACGTCGACGACTTCGGTTTTGATTTTATGGGTGACAGTGAAGACGATGAAAACCTCGCCTTTGATGAACTCTTTGAAGAAGTCGCCTCTGAGGACGATGTCGAAGAGACTCTCCCCGCCCCCGAAGCATCAGAAGAAAAAGTTTCTGTCGCGGCGGACCCGGTTGAAACCCCAGTGGCCGAAGACAACGACGCCCTTTCTGAAGATGACTTCTCCTTCGATGAACCCGATGCCGCCCCTGCGGTAAAGAATACAACCAAATCCAGCGCTGTGAGTCCGGCAGAATTCGGCTTTGATGCCGACGAAGATCCTGCCGCCGACATTTTTGCCGAAAGCGAAGAGGACTTTTCGCTTGATTCGCTCGATTTTGATGAGAAGGACAAATAAGGGGGTCGCCCTGAAATTCCCTTTAAGAAAGGCCGCCACTGCGCAAGCAATGGCGGCCTTTTTTTTAAGGAAGCTTGTTTCTTCTGTTTATCCCATCCGCAAATGGATAAATGCTTCACGATCCGGGGCGCTCAAAAAATTATTCTCGCGCCGCTCATCGGCAATCGTCGAGATCGGACGCGCGCCATAATTGTGCCCCGGATAGACCTTGAGGGCTCCATCCAGAAGCTTGATCCGTTGCAAACTGTCATAGAGTTTGTTGACATCACTCCCCGGCAGATCGGCCCGCCCACAGCGGCCAACAAACAGCGTGTCACCTGTGATTAGACCCTCTCCCGTATGCAGCACAACCGAGCCCGGTGTATGCCCCGGCGTATGCATGACCCGAATACCTCCCTCCCCCACGGGGACGATGGTCCCCTCCAATAGAGCCTCTTTGGCAGCCGGCAGGTCGAAAGGATGTCCCCAGTGCGGCACCATAACGGCGGCCAGAATCTCATCATTGCCGGCAATATGATCATGGTGCCCGTGGGTATTGAGCAGACCGACAATTTGCAACTGCCGTTCGTATGCCGCTGCGAGCACAACCTGAGGGGCAAAGGAGGGATCAACCACAACCGCCCTGCGCGTCTGCGGACAGAAAACCAAATAGGCAAAGTTATCCATCGGCCCCGCCGGAATTTGCAGCACTTCAAGCATTACCAAGGTTGCTCCTCCCCAACAGCAATACGACAAATTTCACTGTTGATAATCTTGAAGCGATCGCCGGTCGCCACGACTCGCCACTCATCCCCTTCATCGGGAGGCTGAGGAAACTCACGTGAGCCAAGATAGATATCCTGATTTTCAATCATCCCCCACCACTCCAGGGCACCGGTCTGCCAAATTTTCGTATTCAGATTGTAGGCCATGCTCCGTTTTCTCCTTTTTGCGCCCGGAGGCGAAAATTCTTAGCGGTTGTCGCGGGAGGCGACACACGTTTATAGTAGCAGAGGATTTTCGCCTACGACAACCGGCAAGGAGCCTTATCCATGCAATTTACCAAAATGCACGGCGCGGGGAATGACTACGTGTATATTGATGGCTTTAAGCAGACCATCATACAGCCGTCTCAACTGGCGACAGCGGTCAGCGAAAGACACTTCGGTATCGGCTCAGATGGCCTGATTTTGATTCTCCCCTCCAGCAGAGCAGACCTGCGCATGCAAATGTTCAACGCCGATGGTTCCGAAGCGGAGATGTGCGGTAATGGCCTTCGCTGCGTTGCAAAATACGCCTGGGATCACAAACTGGTTGATCGGCTTGAAATCAGGGTCGAAACCGGGGCAGGGATCATGCCGGTCAAGATGCACTGTGGAAAAGACCAGAAGATCAATAAAGTTTGCGTAAATATGGGACAACCGCATCTGCGGCGAGCCGAAATCCCAATGACTGGAGAAGCAAATTCTGAGGCATTGGGGATCAATATTGAGGCAGGTGGCCAGGTTTATCAAGGCTGGTGCCTGTCGATGGGAAATCCGCACTGCGTCATCTTTGTCGATGACTGCGATAACTTTCCTGTCGCCACGGTCGGACCGCTGATCGAAAATCATCCGCTCTTTCCGCGCCGGACCAATGTCGAATTTGTCAGCGTGATCTCGAATTGTGAACTGCGACAACGTACCTGGGAACGCGGAGCGGGTGAAACCCTGGCCTGCGGGACAGGTGCTTCAGCCGTCACTGCAGCGGCCGTCTTAAGTGGTCGCACCGACCGTAAAATCACCAACCACCTGAAGGGTGGCCCGCTGGAACTTGAATGGGCCGCTGACAACTGTATCTACCTAACGGGTCCGGCGGCCGAGGTCTTCACGGGCGACTACCCCTGGGACCCCAAATGAAGGCCCTGCTGTTTGACCTGGATAACACGCTTTATCCGGCCGATAAGAATCTGTTTGCCCTGATTGATGTCCGCATCAACCGCTATATGGAAGAGGTTGTCGGCATCCCGAAAAGCCAGGTCGACCCTTTGCGCCGTCAGTACTGGCAGGACTATGGTGCCACCTTGCAGGGCCTAATTCGCCATTATGCCGCTGATGCCGAAGACTACCTCGAATACGTTCATCGCTTCGATATCGGACAACGGCTTTCACCCGATCTCGAACTGCAAGAAACACTCAAAAACCTCGATCAACCCTGCTTTGTCTTCACCAACGGCTCGCGTCAGCATGCCGAGCAGGTTACCAGCGCGCTGGGGATTCGTCAGCATTTTGAAGAGATTTTCGATATCCGCATTGCCGACTATCAACCGAAACCGAGCCCTCTCCCCTACCAGCAAGTATTGAAACAGCTGTGCCTGCAGGGAAAGGACTGCGTCATGATCGAAGATTCGCCGGCCAATCTGAAAACCGCCAAAAAGTTCGGCATGACGACACTTCTCATTGGGCCTGAACCAGCAGGGAGTTTCGTTGATGCCCAATTTTCTCGCTCCGCCGAAATAGGTCCCTGGCTCAAAATGCGCAATGCTCAGGGAACAACCCCATGATCGTTCAACGACCCCTGGGCTGCCATGTCTCAATTGCTGGAGGCATTGACCGAAGCATCGAACGCGCCGCTGGTTTGCAACTCGGCGCCGTTCAGATTTTCAGCAAAAATGCCAGTCGCTGGCAGGCGCCTCCCCTCGACCCTGACGCGGTCGAACGATTCAAATTCGCCCGTGCCAAGTCTTCCATCGCTTACATGGCCGTGCATGACAGCTATCTGATCAACCTGGCCAGCCCCGACCCGGAAAGTTGGCAGCGTTCGATTGACGCCTTTGTCGATGAACTGAAGCGCTGCAAGACCCTCGGCATTGGCGACCTGGTGATGCATCCGGGCTCACATCTCGGAAGCGGAGAGAGCACCGGGCTGCAGAGGGTCTGTGCCGCCCTGGGGCAGGCCCTTGAACGCACCGGGCAGGATGTGCGAATTCTGCTTGAAACAACCGCCGGACAAGGGACAAATCTGGGCTGGCGGTTCGAGCACCTGGCCGAAATTATTGCTACCAGCCCTTATACCAACCTCGCGGTCTGTTTCGACAGCTGTCACGTGCTTGCCGCCGGCTATGACCTGTGCAGTCCACAGGCGGTCACAGCGGTGCTAAATGAGTTTGACGCTCGAATCGGACTCACCAGACTCGCCCTGTTCCACCTGAACGACAGTATCAAGGGCTGCGGTTCACGCATTGACCGGCACCAGCATATCGGACGAGGAGAGATCGGCGCGACGGGCTTCGCAGCCCTGTTGCAAGATCCACGCGTAAGTAATGTTCCCGGCGTCATCGAGACCCCGAGTGGAACCGACCACTGTGAGGACCATCGCAACCTCAACCTGTTGCGTCAGCTCAGCAAAGAGGTATTGGCATGAGGGCGGTTATTCAACGCGTCAGCCGGGCTCAGGTTCATGTTGAGGGGCACTGCATCGGCAAGATTGGCCCAGGGCTATTGATTCTACTTGGTGTAGAGCGAAACGATACCCCTGCCGAGGCTGAATATCTGGCGACTAAATCCGCAGGCTTGAGAATTTTCGAAGACGAGGCCGGAAAGATGAACCTGTCTCTACAGGAGACAGGCGGCGCAGCCTTGGTCGTATCGCAATTCACTCTGCTCGGTGATTGCCGCAAGGGGCGTCGTCCCGGATTTTCACAGGCGGCGCTGCCAGACCTGGCCATTCCGCTCTACGAACACTTCATCCTCCATCTGCAGCGCGAAGGGGTCCGGGTTGAAACCGGCCAATTTCAGGCAGAAATGCAGGTGGAACTGGTCAATGATGGCCCTGTCACCCTGCTGCTTGACAGCCAGAGACTGTTCTGAGGCAAGTGTTGCCACCCACTCGTTTGTTGCTAAACTACAAGCAGGCCCAGTCCAAGCTGAATAAAAAAGGGCCCGGAGGAGCGGTCGTTATGAAACAAATAATTCTGGTCTGCAGCCTGTTCCTGCTGTGCCTTCCGGCAGGAACCCAGGCTGAGACCTTTTCGTGCCGGGGCAAGGATGGCACCTTACACGTGGCGGACAATTTGATGAGCCTTCCTGCGGACTGCCGATTCCAGGCAGAGACTCTGGACGAAAAAGACCCTGGTAAGGTCAACTACGTCCCGCCACCGAAAGATAACCCTCAGACCAGCCGGAAATTTCAACAGGAGTTGCAGCTGCAGCAACAAGAGATCAGTGCCCGTCAGCAGGAAGCCGCTAACCTGAGAAAAGAGGCTGACAGGCTGGTGACGACCTACGACAACGCCATCAGCTCCCGTTACAAGGCAGTGCGCAGCAGGGAGTATGGATCCCGCGAGACGATTCAAACTGCGGACCGGGATCTGCAAAGTGCGCGCGCAGAAAAAGCACAACTCCTTGACAAGCTGAAAGCAAGCCGGATTGCAGCAGAGCAGAAGGATGAGATTATAAAGTTGCTGGGTACAATTCAGGACTGACCCCGCCCAACTCCAAAAAAAAGGCCTCAGGTTGCTTACCCTGAGGCCTTTTTAACTGATAAACGTTCAATCCTTTTTTAGAGCGCCTTTTCAAGCAAGGCCTCGAGTTGGCTGCGCGGAACGGCACCGACCAACTGATCAACCACCTGACCGTCCTTAAACAAAATCAGCGTCGGAATACCGCGGACACCATACTGCCCCGGAGTCGCCTGATTCTCATCTACATTGACCTTACCGATTTTTACCCGACCATCGTAGACACCAGCCAGTTCATCCACCACCGGAGCAATCGCCTTGCAGGGGGCACACCAAGTCGCCCAGAAATCGACCAGTACCGGTTGAGAGGATTTCAGCACCTCTGCTTCGAAGTTGTTATCGGTAAATTCGAGCACCTTATCTCCTGCCATCGACCTATCTCCTTTTAATCAGTTCGCCTAGAATTTAATTATTTCTTACTCGCCTAACTATAAAGGACCCGACGAAAAAATCAAGACTTGTGAATTAAATCAGCTTTCTTGACAGTCCTTCATCTCCACCCTATCATTGGCCTGGACCCGGGGAAAGAGAGGGATAAATCGCAATGCAGGACCGCCTTTTAAATAACTGTCGCATAATTAATTCCCAGATCGATGATCTCGCCGCCAAACAAGGGGGAACCCTGATCCAGATCAGTCAACAGCTGGCCAAAATTTTCGCGCGCGGCGGTCAACTGATTCTGGCTGGCAACGGCCCCCTGCAAGCAGTAGCCCAACAAC
Above is a genomic segment from Geopsychrobacter electrodiphilus DSM 16401 containing:
- the dapF gene encoding diaminopimelate epimerase; translation: MQFTKMHGAGNDYVYIDGFKQTIIQPSQLATAVSERHFGIGSDGLILILPSSRADLRMQMFNADGSEAEMCGNGLRCVAKYAWDHKLVDRLEIRVETGAGIMPVKMHCGKDQKINKVCVNMGQPHLRRAEIPMTGEANSEALGINIEAGGQVYQGWCLSMGNPHCVIFVDDCDNFPVATVGPLIENHPLFPRRTNVEFVSVISNCELRQRTWERGAGETLACGTGASAVTAAAVLSGRTDRKITNHLKGGPLELEWAADNCIYLTGPAAEVFTGDYPWDPK
- the dtd gene encoding D-aminoacyl-tRNA deacylase, coding for MRAVIQRVSRAQVHVEGHCIGKIGPGLLILLGVERNDTPAEAEYLATKSAGLRIFEDEAGKMNLSLQETGGAALVVSQFTLLGDCRKGRRPGFSQAALPDLAIPLYEHFILHLQREGVRVETGQFQAEMQVELVNDGPVTLLLDSQRLF
- a CDS encoding 16S rRNA (uracil(1498)-N(3))-methyltransferase; the protein is MRRFFFSQLPPEPGTSFDLPADIFRHISTVLRQTQGYEFELFNGAGGIALCRLETTGQQARVMNLEYQTPPKLRIELIQGLAKGEKLELVLQKGTELGLSKFILTPSARTMVKIPQTRKDGRVERWQKIVHEACRQCGQPFAPAIDISDNLTSALKKATGELKLMLWEEETAPLSELLPIQPPASISVLVGPEGGFSATEAAQAQTAGFKTVRLGPRILRTETAGLAILSILQYIYGDFSQETGSFSSRTHGKELS
- a CDS encoding hydroxyacylglutathione hydrolase family protein; amino-acid sequence: MLEVLQIPAGPMDNFAYLVFCPQTRRAVVVDPSFAPQVVLAAAYERQLQIVGLLNTHGHHDHIAGNDEILAAVMVPHWGHPFDLPAAKEALLEGTIVPVGEGGIRVMHTPGHTPGSVVLHTGEGLITGDTLFVGRCGRADLPGSDVNKLYDSLQRIKLLDGALKVYPGHNYGARPISTIADERRENNFLSAPDREAFIHLRMG
- the prmA gene encoding 50S ribosomal protein L11 methyltransferase, with translation MKNDAWILINITIPAPAVDLVCDALSGLGCSGTLVEKRDLDTFTVPDDDFDPNSDLNIQAYFPEDLAQSNLKRQIEQVLDELRPFFTGRHFQVGAQKQVHLEDWAEGWKQHFSTMRIGRNLIIHPSWEAYDPAENEKVLELDPGMAFGTGSHGTTLLCLEGIVDLFDRGESPQSLLDVGTGSGILAMAAAALGADKILACDIDPLACEIATENCRKNQLEARIQITSEPLDQLPGHYNVVVANILAEENIRLADQLVDHLAPGGYLFLSGILQEKEKLVCDGFADQPLELLDVTRQDGWACLTWRRI
- the trxA gene encoding thioredoxin yields the protein MAGDKVLEFTDNNFEAEVLKSSQPVLVDFWATWCAPCKAIAPVVDELAGVYDGRVKIGKVNVDENQATPGQYGVRGIPTLILFKDGQVVDQLVGAVPRSQLEALLEKAL
- a CDS encoding pyrimidine 5'-nucleotidase; this encodes MKALLFDLDNTLYPADKNLFALIDVRINRYMEEVVGIPKSQVDPLRRQYWQDYGATLQGLIRHYAADAEDYLEYVHRFDIGQRLSPDLELQETLKNLDQPCFVFTNGSRQHAEQVTSALGIRQHFEEIFDIRIADYQPKPSPLPYQQVLKQLCLQGKDCVMIEDSPANLKTAKKFGMTTLLIGPEPAGSFVDAQFSRSAEIGPWLKMRNAQGTTP
- a CDS encoding deoxyribonuclease IV, which gives rise to MIVQRPLGCHVSIAGGIDRSIERAAGLQLGAVQIFSKNASRWQAPPLDPDAVERFKFARAKSSIAYMAVHDSYLINLASPDPESWQRSIDAFVDELKRCKTLGIGDLVMHPGSHLGSGESTGLQRVCAALGQALERTGQDVRILLETTAGQGTNLGWRFEHLAEIIATSPYTNLAVCFDSCHVLAAGYDLCSPQAVTAVLNEFDARIGLTRLALFHLNDSIKGCGSRIDRHQHIGRGEIGATGFAALLQDPRVSNVPGVIETPSGTDHCEDHRNLNLLRQLSKEVLA